TTTGCCAAGAAGACCAATCACCTTGAATGGTTAGGTGTTTAAAGCCTGTCTCCGTAACAAGTTGATAATAAAAATGTAATCGAATAGCCAAAAATCGCTTGACACTAGTGAATTGGATTTTCTATGGTATGACATCATACGTTATCCCACAGCGACGGGGTAGTAATTTGAGTTCGCAGTTCAAATCCGTGAAGAAGCCCTCCCTGGCCCAGGCGGTCCAGGCTCAGCTGGTGGAATCCATCACTTCGGGCCTCTACACGCCAGGGCAGCGCCTGCCCGCCGAGCGCGAGCTAATGGAGCAGTTCGAGGTGAGCCGGGTCACGGTGCGCGACGCCCTGACCAGCCTCAAGAGCATGGGCCTGATCTACATCAAGCGGGGGGTCAACGGCGGCACTTTCGTGGCCGAGCCCAGCGCCATGCCCATCACCGAGAACTTCAAGAACCTGGTGCAGATGGGCCGGGTGCACTTCGGCCACCTTATCGAGGCGCGGCTTTCCCTGGAGCCCGGCCTGGCCATGTCCGCCGCCCAGAGCCGCAGCCCCCAGGACATCGAGCGCCTGGAAGGCTCCCTGATGAAGGCCCGCAAGCACCTGAACAACTCGCTCAAGAACGCCCGTTTGCAAAACGTGCGCTTCCACCACGAGGTGGCCCGCATCTGCAACAACCCCATCCTGCTGTTCATCTCCGAGTCCATCACCCAGACCTTTTCCGGGCTGATCATCGAGATG
This portion of the Desulfarculaceae bacterium genome encodes:
- a CDS encoding FadR family transcriptional regulator yields the protein MKKPSLAQAVQAQLVESITSGLYTPGQRLPAERELMEQFEVSRVTVRDALTSLKSMGLIYIKRGVNGGTFVAEPSAMPITENFKNLVQMGRVHFGHLIEARLSLEPGLAMSAAQSRSPQDIERLEGSLMKARKHLNNSLKNARLQNVRFHHEVARICNNPILLFISESITQTFSGLIIEMTQDKLSREKIEALIGEHEEILEAIRHQDTEAAYSHTRNHLLKTYEMYAGVLPWESETLGFDTPLPDKETS